In Candidatus Binataceae bacterium, one DNA window encodes the following:
- a CDS encoding acyl-CoA carboxylase subunit beta encodes MSVKENIERMHELSRQAELAGGEDRLRRQRESGRLTARERAEFLLDRGSFIELDKFKTHRCDDFGMGDRRIPGDGVVTGYGTIEGRQVCVFSQDFTVFGGSLSGAFAEKVCKVMDLAMKTGCPVIGLNDSGGARIQEGVVSLAGYADIFLRNVMSSGVVPQISCIMGPCAGGAVYSPAMTDFVVMVRDTSYMFITGPDVIKATTHEEVSMQDLGGADTHSIRSGVCHLEAADDQSALLAVRELLAYMPLNNAEDAPFAASSDPADRRDETLDAIVPENPNRPYDIRDIIHRVVDGGRLMELQKDFAQNMVIGFARLGGYSVGVVANQPAYLAGCLDIDASVKAARFVRFCDAFNIPLVTFVDVPGFLPGTAQEFGGIIRHGAKLLYAYCEATVPKVTVITRKAYGGAYDVMSSKHIRGDFNFAYPTAEIAVMGPDGAVNIVFRNQIEKAKDPVTEKARLVEEYRKTFANPFKAAELGYIDEVLIPRDTRPRLIAALKALENKRDRNPPRKHGNIPL; translated from the coding sequence ATGAGCGTTAAAGAGAATATCGAACGGATGCACGAGCTTTCGCGCCAGGCGGAGCTCGCCGGCGGCGAGGACCGCCTGCGCCGCCAGCGCGAATCGGGCCGCTTAACGGCGCGCGAGCGGGCCGAATTCCTGCTCGACCGCGGCTCCTTCATCGAACTGGACAAATTCAAAACTCATCGCTGCGACGACTTCGGGATGGGCGATCGCCGCATCCCCGGCGACGGCGTGGTCACCGGTTACGGCACTATCGAGGGGCGGCAGGTCTGCGTCTTTTCGCAGGACTTCACCGTTTTTGGCGGCAGCCTGTCGGGCGCCTTCGCCGAAAAAGTCTGCAAGGTGATGGATCTCGCGATGAAGACCGGATGCCCCGTGATCGGGCTTAACGACTCGGGCGGCGCGCGGATCCAGGAGGGTGTGGTGTCGCTCGCCGGCTATGCCGACATCTTCCTGCGCAACGTGATGTCCTCGGGCGTGGTGCCGCAGATCTCTTGCATCATGGGACCCTGCGCGGGTGGCGCGGTGTATTCGCCCGCGATGACCGACTTCGTCGTGATGGTGCGCGACACCTCGTACATGTTCATCACCGGACCCGACGTGATCAAGGCGACCACGCACGAGGAAGTCTCGATGCAGGACCTGGGCGGCGCGGACACGCATTCGATCCGCTCGGGTGTGTGCCATCTGGAGGCGGCCGACGATCAGAGCGCGCTGCTCGCGGTGCGCGAGCTGCTTGCGTACATGCCGCTCAACAACGCCGAGGACGCGCCCTTTGCGGCCTCGAGCGATCCTGCGGATCGGCGCGACGAGACGCTCGATGCGATCGTCCCCGAGAACCCGAACAGGCCTTACGACATCCGCGACATAATCCATCGCGTAGTCGACGGCGGCCGCCTGATGGAGCTGCAGAAGGATTTCGCGCAAAACATGGTGATCGGTTTCGCGCGCCTTGGCGGCTACTCGGTCGGGGTGGTCGCGAATCAGCCGGCCTATCTCGCCGGATGCCTCGATATCGATGCGTCGGTCAAGGCCGCGCGTTTCGTGCGCTTTTGCGATGCGTTCAACATCCCGCTGGTGACTTTCGTCGACGTTCCGGGCTTCCTGCCCGGCACCGCGCAGGAGTTCGGCGGAATTATCCGGCACGGCGCGAAGCTCCTCTACGCCTATTGCGAGGCCACGGTGCCCAAGGTCACGGTGATCACGCGCAAGGCCTACGGCGGCGCCTACGACGTGATGTCGTCCAAGCACATCCGGGGCGACTTCAACTTTGCTTATCCGACCGCCGAGATCGCGGTGATGGGCCCGGACGGCGCGGTCAATATCGTCTTTCGCAATCAGATCGAAAAAGCCAAGGATCCGGTGACCGAGAAGGCACGGCTGGTCGAGGAATATCGCAAAACCTTCGCCAATCCTTTCAAGGCCGCCGAACTGGGCTATATCGACGAGGTGCTGATCCCGCGCGATACCCGGCCGCGACTGATCGCCGCGCTCAAAGCGCTCGAGAACAAGCGCGACCGCAATCCGCCGCGCAAGCACGGCAATATCCCGCTGTGA